TGATGGTAAAAAGGTCAGCATGATAGACGATGTCAAAGTTGCTTTTGATGCCTTCAGAGAATCAGGTTTTATCGCTGGTCGTTATTCGTTTGAAGATGGTGGCATGCAATTACCTGAAACTGTCATGACAGCGGTGGCAGGCTATTTTATGGCGGCCAATCCTTCAACCACAGCCTATCCATTTTTGACCACAGCAGCGATTAATGTCATTTCGCACTTTGCCAGTGACGATATTAAACAGGCCTTTATGCCGCGCATGTTGACTGGAGAGTTTACCGGAACGATGGCATTAACTGAACCGCATGCCGGCTCGTCACTCGCTGATATTAGAACCACCGCTGTTCAGCAAGACGATGGTTCTTACCGGGTAAAAGGCAGCAAAATATATATTTCAGGTGGCGACCATGAATTATCTGACAACATTATCCATCTAGTACTGGCCAAAGTTCCGGGTGGCCCTGGCGGCGTCAAAGGCATCTCCTTGTTGGCAGTACCAAAGTATCGATTGAATGATGACTCGTCGATAGGCGCGCGTAATGATGTTCATTTGACTGGATTATTGCATAAGCTCGGTTATAGAGGCACGACCTCAACCTCATTAAGCTTTGGTGATGAAGGCGAATGTTATGGCTATTTAATCGGTGAAGAGCACTTCGGTTTACGCTATATGTTTAAGATGATGAACGAGGCGCGGATAGCCGTTGGTTTTGGCGCGGCAATGATCGGTTATCGCGGTTACCAATACTCTTTGGCTTATGCTAAAGACCGGACTCAAGGTAGAATTGCACCCAATAACAAGCCCGAACATGATGCCACCGCTATCATCAATCATGGTGATGTTAAGCGTATGCTACTTGCGCAAAAAGCCTATACCGAAGGCGGCATATCGTTATGTTTGTATGGCTCAAACCTAATTGACCGGATCAACACTTGTGACGACGTAACTCTAAAAGCTGAGCTATCTGAGCTACTAGATTTACTGACTCCAGTCTTAAAAGCCTGGCCCTCTGAATATGGGCCCAAAGCCAACGACTTAGGTATTCAGGTATTAGGAGGCGCAGGTTATACACGTGAATATCATGCGGAGCAATTTTGGCGTGACAACCGACTGAATCCGATTCATGAAGGCACGAACGGCGTGCAAGCCTTAGATTTGTCTTTTCGTAAATTATGGCAAAACCAGAGCCTTGGGATTCAAATCCTGAAACGTGAAGTCACTCATGATTTACAAAATATTAGCACGCCAGAAGCTGCACAACTGGCTGCTAAGCTAACCCCTTATATGGGCCAACTGCATGACGTATTGGTACATTTAGGTGGCGTATTAGCGACTGACAAGGCGATTACCCTCACAGGTAATGCTCAAGCATTCATGAATATTTTCGCCACCATTGTGGTGAGTTGGATTTGGATTCGTCAAGCCAGCAAAGCGGAGCAATTATTAAGCGCGAGCCCAGACCTTGAAAAACAGAGTTTTTACAACGGTAAAATCCAAGCTGCGAAATACTTTATTGATTGGGAACTACCGACCATCAAGCGTGATATAAAATTATTAATGAACACCAATGAAGTTTGCACGGATATGCAAGCTGACTGGTTCTAAGGAGAGAACAGAATGACAGCAATAAATAAACAATGGCGGCTCAAAGCAAGGCCCATTGGCGAACCTAGCGCCGATACTTGGGATTATACCGAGTCAGAACTACCGGTCGTTACTGATGGTCAACTACTGATAAAAATTGAGTATATTTCTTTAGATCCAGCCATGCGTGGTTGGTTAAACGATGCAAAGTCTTATATAGAACCGGTACAAATCGGTGAGGTTATGCGTGCGGGCACCGTAGGACAGGTAGTGGAGAGTAAACTTGCAGGTTTTGTGGCAGGCGACTATGTTTGTGGCCACAATGGTGTACAGTCATATGCGTTCAGTGACGGTACTGACTTGTATAAAGTTGATCCCAATCTAGCGCCATTACCTTATTACTTAGGCGTTTTAGGT
The sequence above is a segment of the Psychrobacter sp. PL19 genome. Coding sequences within it:
- a CDS encoding acyl-CoA dehydrogenase, yielding MAADTLIHDFELPFQLYDVLNTEALCNSTKFEEHNRATFDAVLDTAKKMATNLFLPHNHIADQNEPQFDGKKVSMIDDVKVAFDAFRESGFIAGRYSFEDGGMQLPETVMTAVAGYFMAANPSTTAYPFLTTAAINVISHFASDDIKQAFMPRMLTGEFTGTMALTEPHAGSSLADIRTTAVQQDDGSYRVKGSKIYISGGDHELSDNIIHLVLAKVPGGPGGVKGISLLAVPKYRLNDDSSIGARNDVHLTGLLHKLGYRGTTSTSLSFGDEGECYGYLIGEEHFGLRYMFKMMNEARIAVGFGAAMIGYRGYQYSLAYAKDRTQGRIAPNNKPEHDATAIINHGDVKRMLLAQKAYTEGGISLCLYGSNLIDRINTCDDVTLKAELSELLDLLTPVLKAWPSEYGPKANDLGIQVLGGAGYTREYHAEQFWRDNRLNPIHEGTNGVQALDLSFRKLWQNQSLGIQILKREVTHDLQNISTPEAAQLAAKLTPYMGQLHDVLVHLGGVLATDKAITLTGNAQAFMNIFATIVVSWIWIRQASKAEQLLSASPDLEKQSFYNGKIQAAKYFIDWELPTIKRDIKLLMNTNEVCTDMQADWF